In one window of Romeriopsis navalis LEGE 11480 DNA:
- a CDS encoding CU044_2847 family protein, translated as NPATVPPEMRVDLRKVHTTIQGYTQYAIGAFKNLAIADVEEMNLKFNLKISGEAGMPVLAKGKAEADFSIEVKCKFPPKPPTNG; from the coding sequence GCAACCCCGCCACCGTCCCACCCGAAATGCGAGTCGATCTACGCAAAGTCCACACCACCATCCAGGGCTACACCCAATACGCGATCGGCGCATTCAAAAACCTGGCGATCGCCGACGTGGAAGAAATGAACCTCAAATTCAACCTGAAAATTAGTGGAGAAGCCGGCATGCCCGTCTTAGCCAAAGGCAAAGCCGAAGCCGACTTCTCGATCGAAGTCAAATGCAAATTCCCCCCCAAACCACCCACCAACGGTTAA
- a CDS encoding Bax inhibitor-1/YccA family protein — MVLSVAQVQPSERALFIRKTYTHVAAAVAIFTLLEMFFFSTGIADTIAQFFMGSRFMWLGVIGGFALLGWMARSLAAKAEQSMQYIGFGIYILAQAIIFIPLLFMAVRYSNPDVLPAAAIMTLALFGGLTAIVLTTKKDFSFLGGFLKIGSFIVLGLIVASAFIGGLSLGIWFSAAMILFAGAAILYDTSKVLHNYRTDQHVGASIEIFGSLALLFWYVLKFAMEMQRS; from the coding sequence ATGGTTCTGTCCGTTGCTCAAGTGCAGCCCTCCGAACGAGCGCTATTTATTCGCAAAACCTACACCCACGTCGCTGCCGCCGTCGCGATCTTCACCCTACTGGAGATGTTCTTCTTCAGCACGGGGATCGCCGACACGATCGCTCAGTTTTTCATGGGTAGCCGCTTTATGTGGCTCGGCGTGATTGGCGGATTCGCACTCCTCGGTTGGATGGCCCGCTCCCTCGCAGCCAAAGCCGAACAGTCGATGCAATACATCGGCTTCGGCATCTATATTCTGGCCCAAGCGATTATTTTCATCCCGCTGCTATTCATGGCTGTGCGGTACTCCAACCCCGACGTCTTACCCGCCGCCGCGATCATGACCTTGGCCCTCTTCGGTGGCCTGACCGCGATCGTCCTCACCACCAAAAAAGACTTCTCCTTCCTCGGTGGCTTCCTCAAAATTGGCAGCTTTATTGTCCTGGGTTTGATCGTCGCGAGTGCCTTTATTGGTGGCCTCAGCCTCGGCATCTGGTTCTCCGCCGCGATGATCTTATTCGCCGGTGCCGCGATTCTCTACGACACCTCAAAGGTCTTGCATAACTACCGCACCGACCAGCACGTAGGCGCATCGATCGAGATCTTCGGTTCCCTCGCCCTACTCTTCTGGTACGTCCTCAAGTTCGCAATGGAAATGCAACGATCGTAA
- a CDS encoding response regulator: MASNSKKHKILVVDDEPDNLDLLYRTFHREFKVLKADDAHQALDILANEGDINVIISDQRMPMMSGTEFLSLTAQKYPDIIRIILTGYTDVDDLVEAINTGQVFKYVTKPWDDDDLRQVVQQAVDLHKALKSRTQELRRNLRRESLLNTITQTIRSALSYEDSLKTIATAIGQAFEVDYCLLSTRQDPRFQGKAIVYHRTPQVDIREESLRADGTEQDSIMPHVVQVSASHSLAKTAFYVDQLAVIDDVADESGLIAQFPEAKAAYEELKLASSVLLPLVAQRQPIALLALHRTAESLVATGGKYVWDEEDLDLIRLVATQAGLALAQIYSYEQVRASAKREALINSITAAIRSSLEPQKIFAAITQQLGQALAVDWCALSLWTTTDRYVQCVGLYDANQGVIPMNQETGELDLPKSQVPIDGNAVLKEVKNTLQPVMLDDLTKHPSMNVAEFRPPARALMVAPLIADGQIIGSISLRQNHKARVWQASELHLVEVVAQQAAIAVQQSHLYQKTRQQAEQLLELDRQKTEFFQNISHEFRTPLTLMVGPLESVVNNHEDLPLSQVSIVLRNSRRLLRLVNQLLDLQRLSAGRMQPTFHPCDLVDFTSQIVETFRAYCEKKGIRLTADLSDLSACPPIYLDLEKFDKVLYNLLSNAMKFTPAGKSITVVLRPLGEQCLLQVVDTGIGIRDDQLPHLFERFRQAEGSENRGYEGTGIGLSLVKELVELHGGEITVESVYERGTTFSIWLPTGAEHLPPEQIAEDEAAIEIARATVELADLETELLDVEAVDAEAVEVLEPIDGVMANGSRVLVVDDNSDLRTYISGILRQQGYQVFTAKNGAEGFQIAFAKQPHLIVTDLMMPQVTGLEMIQMIRNDESLNGIPVILLTAKADENTQLEGMERGADAYLSKPFNDRMLLAEVRNLLSLKANEHKMADLNNYLTESVLGRFLPPALVERAAKGDLTLDLRPEPRMVTVLFSDIVGFTELSNTLRSRRMAEMLNQYLAAMTQAVFDNGGTVDKFMGDAIMALFGAPEDLTPNEQVRRSIATARQMYRVLDDLNAKWAEHGLPALKFRCGIHQGTAVVGMFGGAERSDYTAIGPCVNIASRLQTAADPERILVSAAVADYLDEDGIDKGEPLTLKGVDETVLTFWVPPEPIAFTTMV, from the coding sequence GTGGCTTCTAATAGCAAAAAGCATAAAATCCTTGTTGTGGATGATGAGCCGGATAATCTTGATCTGCTCTATCGGACATTCCATCGTGAATTCAAGGTTCTTAAGGCGGATGATGCCCATCAGGCGTTAGACATACTCGCCAATGAAGGCGATATTAACGTCATTATTTCCGATCAGCGGATGCCGATGATGAGTGGTACAGAATTTTTGAGTTTAACAGCTCAGAAATACCCCGATATCATTCGGATTATCTTGACCGGCTATACCGATGTTGATGATTTAGTCGAGGCCATTAATACTGGCCAAGTCTTCAAGTATGTCACCAAGCCTTGGGATGATGATGACTTGCGCCAGGTTGTACAGCAAGCAGTTGATTTACATAAGGCCTTAAAATCGCGGACCCAAGAGCTCCGCCGGAATTTGCGGCGCGAAAGCCTGCTCAATACGATTACTCAAACGATTCGCAGTGCGCTGAGCTACGAAGACAGTCTGAAAACAATTGCGACGGCGATCGGCCAAGCGTTTGAAGTGGACTATTGTTTGCTGTCAACGCGCCAAGACCCACGGTTTCAGGGTAAAGCGATTGTCTATCATCGGACGCCACAAGTTGACATTCGCGAGGAGAGTTTACGCGCGGATGGCACCGAACAAGACAGTATTATGCCGCACGTGGTACAGGTGTCGGCTTCCCATAGCTTAGCGAAGACAGCCTTCTACGTTGATCAGTTAGCGGTCATTGATGATGTTGCCGATGAATCTGGCCTGATTGCTCAATTTCCGGAAGCCAAGGCAGCCTATGAGGAGTTGAAGTTAGCTTCGAGTGTGCTATTACCCTTGGTGGCCCAGCGCCAACCGATCGCCCTATTGGCCCTACATCGTACGGCGGAAAGCTTGGTGGCAACGGGGGGGAAATATGTTTGGGATGAGGAAGATCTCGATCTAATTCGATTGGTTGCGACCCAAGCAGGACTCGCGCTGGCCCAAATCTATTCCTATGAGCAGGTGCGTGCCAGTGCCAAACGCGAGGCGTTGATCAACAGTATTACTGCGGCCATTCGATCGAGCCTTGAACCCCAGAAGATCTTTGCCGCGATTACACAGCAATTAGGCCAGGCCTTAGCGGTGGATTGGTGTGCCTTGTCGTTATGGACCACGACCGATCGCTATGTGCAATGTGTCGGCCTGTACGATGCGAATCAAGGGGTAATTCCCATGAACCAGGAGACGGGTGAACTCGATTTGCCCAAATCCCAGGTGCCGATCGATGGGAACGCTGTGCTAAAGGAAGTGAAAAACACTTTGCAGCCGGTGATGCTGGATGATTTAACCAAGCATCCGTCGATGAATGTGGCGGAATTCCGGCCACCGGCCCGGGCTTTGATGGTGGCTCCCTTGATTGCCGATGGTCAGATTATTGGCAGTATCTCACTGCGTCAAAACCATAAAGCACGGGTCTGGCAGGCTTCGGAACTGCATTTGGTGGAAGTGGTGGCCCAACAGGCAGCAATTGCCGTGCAGCAGTCCCATCTGTACCAAAAGACCCGCCAACAAGCTGAACAACTGTTGGAACTCGATCGTCAAAAGACGGAATTCTTCCAGAATATCTCCCATGAATTTCGCACGCCGCTGACCTTAATGGTGGGGCCGTTGGAATCGGTGGTGAATAATCATGAGGATTTGCCGCTGAGTCAAGTGTCGATCGTCCTGCGTAACTCCCGCCGTCTTTTGCGGTTGGTGAATCAGCTGCTTGATCTACAGCGGTTGAGTGCCGGGCGGATGCAGCCTACGTTCCACCCTTGTGATTTGGTGGACTTTACCTCACAGATTGTGGAGACATTCCGGGCTTATTGCGAGAAGAAAGGCATTCGTTTAACCGCAGATCTCAGTGACTTGAGTGCTTGCCCGCCGATTTATCTGGACTTGGAAAAGTTTGATAAGGTGCTGTATAACTTGCTGTCCAATGCGATGAAGTTTACGCCAGCCGGTAAGAGCATTACGGTTGTACTGCGGCCTTTAGGTGAGCAATGCCTGCTGCAAGTCGTGGATACGGGAATCGGTATTCGCGATGATCAGCTACCGCATTTATTTGAACGGTTCCGCCAGGCGGAAGGTTCGGAAAATCGTGGTTATGAGGGCACCGGAATCGGCCTGTCCCTAGTTAAAGAGCTGGTCGAACTACATGGTGGAGAAATCACCGTTGAGTCGGTTTATGAACGGGGCACAACCTTTAGTATTTGGTTACCTACCGGCGCTGAGCATCTGCCACCGGAGCAAATTGCCGAGGATGAGGCGGCCATTGAGATTGCGCGGGCAACGGTGGAGCTGGCGGATCTCGAAACCGAACTGCTAGACGTAGAGGCGGTTGACGCCGAAGCCGTCGAAGTCCTCGAACCGATCGATGGCGTGATGGCGAATGGCAGTCGGGTTTTGGTGGTCGATGACAATTCGGACCTACGCACTTACATCTCAGGAATTTTGCGTCAGCAAGGTTATCAAGTGTTTACGGCTAAGAATGGTGCGGAGGGATTCCAGATTGCCTTTGCCAAGCAGCCGCATCTGATTGTGACGGATCTGATGATGCCACAGGTGACGGGCCTGGAGATGATTCAGATGATTCGGAATGACGAATCACTGAATGGTATCCCGGTGATTCTCTTGACGGCCAAAGCGGATGAGAACACGCAATTGGAAGGTATGGAGCGGGGCGCGGATGCCTATCTCTCGAAGCCGTTCAACGATCGTATGCTGTTAGCCGAAGTCCGGAATCTGCTGTCGCTGAAGGCGAATGAGCATAAGATGGCGGACTTGAATAACTACCTGACGGAATCGGTGCTCGGCCGATTCTTACCACCGGCTTTGGTTGAGCGGGCGGCGAAGGGCGACTTGACCCTCGATCTGCGACCGGAACCGCGCATGGTCACGGTGTTATTTAGTGACATTGTGGGCTTTACCGAACTCTCGAATACGCTGCGATCGCGGCGGATGGCGGAGATGCTGAATCAGTATCTGGCCGCGATGACCCAAGCGGTATTTGATAACGGTGGCACGGTTGATAAGTTCATGGGTGACGCGATTATGGCGTTGTTCGGTGCGCCAGAGGATCTGACGCCAAACGAGCAAGTGCGCCGCTCGATCGCCACGGCCCGGCAGATGTATCGTGTCCTGGATGATCTGAATGCCAAGTGGGCGGAGCATGGCTTACCGGCGCTGAAGTTTCGCTGTGGGATTCACCAGGGTACTGCGGTTGTGGGCATGTTTGGTGGGGCTGAACGATCGGACTATACGGCGATCGGTCCTTGTGTGAATATTGCCTCCCGCTTACAGACGGCGGCTGATCCGGAACGCATTCTGGTCTCAGCGGCAGTGGCGGATTATCTGGATGAGGATGGGATTGATAAGGGGGAACCGCTGACCCTCAAAGGTGTGGATGAAACGGTATTGACCTTCTGGGTACCGCCAGAGCCGATCGCCTTTACGACGATGGTTTAG
- the nrdR gene encoding transcriptional regulator NrdR — protein sequence MRCPACHNLENRVLESRSADGGQSVRRRRECLKCGHRFTTYERIEVVPMMVIKRNGQREIFDRQKLQQGISLACDKTTVLQPAIENLASNVESDLQQLPGREVESSKIGEVVLQHLRGLNEVAYIRFASVYSQFQSIDDFMQVLDHIRSRTEDTLTQVS from the coding sequence ATGCGCTGTCCAGCTTGTCATAATCTAGAGAATCGCGTCCTGGAATCACGATCGGCAGATGGTGGACAGAGTGTACGCCGTCGTCGGGAATGTCTAAAGTGTGGACATCGCTTTACAACCTATGAACGGATTGAGGTTGTGCCCATGATGGTGATTAAGCGAAATGGGCAACGTGAAATCTTCGATCGCCAAAAGCTGCAGCAAGGCATTTCGCTGGCCTGTGATAAAACCACTGTTCTGCAGCCAGCGATTGAGAATTTAGCTAGTAATGTTGAATCAGACCTCCAGCAATTGCCGGGGCGGGAAGTGGAAAGCAGTAAAATTGGTGAGGTGGTTCTTCAACACTTGCGGGGTTTGAATGAGGTTGCCTATATTCGGTTTGCTTCGGTTTATTCACAATTTCAGTCGATCGATGACTTTATGCAGGTGCTTGATCACATTCGCTCACGCACCGAAGATACATTGACGCAGGTTTCCTAG
- a CDS encoding pseudouridine synthase — MAYRYLLFHKPFNVLSQFSDGGADKRTLKQFIDVPAVYPVGRLDYDSEGLMLLTDDGPTQHRLSDPKFGHPRTYWTQVERIPTESDLDPIRQGGLSIQNYQTRPAQVDRLATPDLPPRDPPIRFRKSVPTSWLTLTLTEGRNRQVRRMTAAIGFPTLRLIRVAIGSLELGDLAPGTWRDLTPTELQQLLETGRNRVNRHRVKPLRRH; from the coding sequence ATGGCCTATCGCTACTTGCTATTCCATAAGCCGTTCAATGTCTTAAGCCAATTTAGCGACGGTGGCGCGGATAAGCGAACACTGAAACAGTTTATTGATGTGCCCGCCGTCTATCCGGTCGGCCGGTTAGATTACGATAGCGAAGGCCTGATGCTACTCACCGATGACGGGCCCACCCAACATCGCCTCAGCGATCCCAAATTTGGCCATCCCCGCACTTACTGGACCCAGGTCGAACGGATTCCCACGGAATCTGACTTAGATCCGATTCGTCAGGGTGGACTGTCAATTCAGAATTACCAAACCCGTCCGGCCCAGGTTGATCGATTAGCCACACCGGACTTGCCGCCCCGCGATCCACCGATTCGTTTTCGTAAATCCGTGCCGACCAGTTGGCTCACCTTGACCTTAACGGAGGGCCGCAATCGTCAGGTCCGACGGATGACCGCAGCGATCGGGTTCCCTACCTTACGGTTAATTCGTGTGGCGATCGGGTCCCTCGAACTCGGCGATCTCGCACCGGGGACTTGGCGCGATTTAACCCCAACCGAGCTGCAACAGTTACTCGAAACGGGACGAAACCGGGTTAACCGGCACCGCGTCAAGCCGCTCCGTCGGCACTAA
- a CDS encoding high light inducible protein translates to MNNKGFGFNDFAENLNGRLAMLGLVIGFATELLTGKGILAQIGLM, encoded by the coding sequence ATGAACAACAAAGGCTTTGGTTTTAACGATTTTGCCGAAAATTTGAATGGTCGTTTGGCAATGTTGGGTTTGGTGATCGGTTTTGCAACTGAGCTGCTTACAGGTAAGGGCATCTTGGCGCAAATCGGTTTGATGTAG
- a CDS encoding TldD/PmbA family protein, with protein sequence MTQNCLSHDKPISRRDRSMHSFNQAKDQLNDLIQRYRTQADFIAIRLESSEGADVMLRGQTLETLSKGLAIGGQVRVCHKGGWGFASFNRLDRLADRVEEAIAAAKLVGHETTQLAAIDPVQTIYQIPTPQGDPRQISLATKKRLCEDYAALLRSYDPKIATVTVRYGDSTQRMLLTTSEGTMLEQTWSDMEMRFAATARDGDMVQTGRETVGTRQGFEDLRGLEAQVKGAAQRAVDALKLPSVKGGTYDVVIDPILTGLFVHEAFGHLSEADMAYESPDLMETMSLGRRFGPENLQIFDGASVPGHRGSYGYDDEGVPATNTQLIHDGTLVGRLHSRETAGKLGENPTGNARCLNYHYPPIVRMTNTWIERGETPVKDLFSGIREGVYARNWLGGMTNGEMFTFTAGEAWMIRNGELAEPVRDVTLSGNAFKTLSDIEGIGDDFFWDESGGCGKGGQSGLAVGCGGPSLRIRNIVVGGEAA encoded by the coding sequence ATGACTCAGAATTGCTTGAGCCATGACAAACCCATTAGTCGCCGCGATCGTTCTATGCATAGCTTCAACCAGGCCAAAGATCAGTTGAACGACCTCATCCAGCGCTATCGCACGCAAGCAGACTTTATTGCTATCCGCCTGGAATCCAGTGAAGGGGCCGATGTCATGCTCCGGGGCCAAACGCTAGAAACCCTCAGCAAAGGATTGGCGATCGGTGGCCAAGTAAGGGTTTGCCACAAAGGCGGTTGGGGCTTTGCCAGTTTTAATCGGCTCGATCGTTTAGCCGATCGCGTGGAAGAAGCGATCGCCGCTGCCAAACTCGTCGGCCATGAAACGACACAACTCGCTGCCATCGATCCTGTCCAGACAATTTATCAGATTCCCACACCCCAGGGTGATCCCCGTCAAATCTCCCTGGCCACCAAGAAACGGCTCTGCGAAGACTATGCCGCACTACTCCGCAGTTATGACCCAAAAATTGCGACGGTCACGGTGCGTTATGGGGACAGCACCCAACGCATGCTGCTGACCACCTCGGAAGGCACAATGCTCGAACAAACCTGGTCGGATATGGAAATGCGCTTTGCCGCCACCGCTCGGGATGGCGATATGGTTCAGACTGGCCGTGAGACCGTCGGTACCCGCCAAGGCTTTGAAGATTTACGCGGTTTAGAAGCCCAGGTCAAAGGTGCCGCCCAACGCGCTGTAGATGCCCTCAAGCTGCCCTCGGTGAAAGGCGGCACCTACGACGTTGTGATTGACCCAATTCTGACCGGCTTGTTTGTCCATGAGGCCTTCGGCCATCTTTCCGAAGCCGATATGGCCTATGAAAGCCCCGATTTAATGGAAACCATGAGCTTAGGCCGTCGCTTTGGCCCCGAAAATTTGCAAATCTTCGATGGCGCGAGCGTTCCAGGCCACCGTGGGAGCTATGGCTATGACGATGAAGGGGTGCCTGCAACAAATACGCAATTAATTCACGATGGCACCTTAGTCGGCCGGTTACACTCACGCGAAACCGCCGGTAAACTCGGCGAAAATCCGACCGGCAATGCCCGCTGTCTCAACTATCACTACCCGCCGATCGTTCGCATGACAAACACTTGGATTGAACGCGGTGAGACCCCCGTTAAGGATCTGTTCAGCGGCATTCGGGAAGGCGTTTACGCCCGCAATTGGCTCGGCGGCATGACCAACGGCGAAATGTTTACCTTTACGGCCGGCGAAGCCTGGATGATTCGGAATGGCGAACTGGCCGAACCGGTCCGCGATGTCACACTATCGGGCAACGCCTTCAAAACCCTCAGTGATATTGAAGGCATTGGTGATGACTTTTTCTGGGATGAATCCGGTGGCTGCGGCAAAGGCGGACAGAGTGGCTTAGCTGTCGGCTGCGGCGGGCCAAGTCTGCGGATTCGCAATATTGTCGTCGGCGGGGAAGCCGCATAG